The Nitrospira sp. genome includes a region encoding these proteins:
- the pstC gene encoding phosphate ABC transporter permease subunit PstC has translation MTSLHNNTLSHWSTDDLLCWLLRGLAAVAGTIVILIVTFLIVEALPVLHRIGLLRFFTDPSWHPAEGFYNLTPMLWGTLFAMAGSVLIATPLGILSAVFCHYYAPLALAQPYRRLIELLAGIPSVVYGFWGLVVLVPLIGEMHPPGPSLLAGILILTIMILPTIALMADASLANVPQHYIRGAAALGLSQWATIRGVVFPAAKSGLFTGVILETGRAIGETMAILMVCGNVVQAPSSIFDPIRTLTANIALEMAYALDDHRAALFVSGLVLMAMIVALTIAAEWVSRGRIYG, from the coding sequence ATGACATCATTGCACAACAATACTTTGTCCCATTGGTCAACTGACGACCTCCTCTGCTGGCTCTTGCGTGGCCTTGCCGCCGTCGCCGGCACGATCGTCATCCTCATCGTGACCTTTCTGATCGTAGAGGCACTGCCCGTCCTTCATCGAATCGGCCTGCTTCGATTCTTTACCGACCCATCTTGGCACCCGGCCGAAGGCTTCTACAATCTGACTCCGATGCTGTGGGGGACTCTCTTCGCTATGGCCGGTTCCGTGTTGATCGCCACACCCCTCGGCATTCTCTCTGCCGTATTCTGTCATTACTATGCGCCGCTTGCCCTTGCCCAGCCCTATCGTCGCCTGATTGAGCTGCTTGCCGGCATTCCTTCGGTAGTCTACGGATTCTGGGGGCTTGTGGTGCTGGTCCCGCTGATCGGCGAGATGCACCCTCCAGGACCTAGCCTCTTGGCCGGTATCCTCATCCTCACGATCATGATCCTTCCCACTATTGCATTGATGGCCGACGCCAGTCTTGCCAATGTGCCACAGCACTATATTCGCGGAGCGGCAGCATTAGGTCTCTCTCAATGGGCGACGATCCGAGGCGTCGTCTTCCCGGCCGCAAAATCGGGGCTTTTCACTGGAGTGATCCTGGAAACCGGCCGAGCCATCGGTGAGACCATGGCGATCCTCATGGTCTGTGGGAACGTAGTTCAGGCTCCTTCCAGCATATTTGATCCGATCCGAACGTTGACCGCCAATATCGCGCTGGAAATGGCCTATGCCCTCGACGACCACCGCGCGGCGCTGTTCGTCAGTGGGCTTGTCTTGATGGCTATGATCGTCGCTTTGACAATTGCAGCAGAATGGGTCAGCCGCGGGAGAATCTACGGCTGA
- the pstA gene encoding phosphate ABC transporter permease PstA, with protein MWDQSRTPKEWLAFALVWGTAGLVTGTFFWLLSDILWHGLSYISWTFLTAPPENAGRRGGIGPILVSTALILGVCLAVSLPIGIGTAVLLAEFTSDQSLFGRMTRRSLDVLAGVPSIVFGLFGNAFFCKTLGLGFSILSGGLTLACMVLPILIRSTEEGFRAVPVDYRLSAAALGLSRTTTLLHLLLPAAVPGLMVGLILGVGRAIAETAALIFTSGYVDRMPESLLDSGRALSIHIFDLSMNVSGGDANAYASAVVLVVLLLLINGTASWLATYGLHRKILTI; from the coding sequence ATGTGGGACCAATCGAGAACTCCAAAGGAATGGTTGGCATTCGCTCTTGTCTGGGGAACGGCCGGGCTTGTCACTGGCACCTTCTTCTGGCTGTTAAGCGATATCCTTTGGCACGGACTCAGCTATATCTCCTGGACGTTTCTGACTGCCCCGCCAGAGAACGCCGGACGCCGAGGGGGGATCGGGCCTATCTTGGTTTCGACAGCGTTGATTTTGGGGGTATGCCTCGCGGTCTCGCTGCCCATCGGCATCGGCACCGCTGTCCTCCTTGCTGAGTTTACCTCGGACCAAAGTCTCTTCGGACGGATGACTCGCCGGAGCCTTGATGTCCTGGCCGGTGTGCCGTCGATCGTATTCGGTCTCTTCGGCAACGCTTTTTTTTGCAAGACGCTGGGCCTCGGCTTCTCGATCCTGTCCGGTGGGTTGACCTTGGCCTGCATGGTGCTGCCGATCTTAATCCGTTCAACCGAGGAAGGGTTTCGCGCCGTGCCGGTTGATTACAGGCTATCCGCCGCCGCACTTGGACTATCGCGCACCACAACACTTCTTCACCTGCTGCTACCGGCAGCGGTACCCGGTCTCATGGTTGGCCTCATCCTTGGGGTTGGCAGGGCGATTGCCGAAACCGCAGCGCTCATCTTCACCAGCGGTTATGTGGATCGGATGCCGGAGTCGTTACTCGATTCCGGTCGCGCGCTCTCCATTCATATCTTCGATCTTTCCATGAATGTCTCAGGTGGAGATGCGAATGCCTATGCCTCGGCAGTGGTCTTAGTTGTCCTACTGCTCCTCATCAACGGGACCGCATCTTGGCTGGCAACATATGGCCTCCATCGAAAGATCCTCACCATATGA
- a CDS encoding phosphate ABC transporter substrate-binding protein: protein MYRYLNLYREQIDNLFPLVLLLALCGIPGIATAQTAGAELSGKLVVTGASTLAPLISEIGKRFEGLYPKVRVDVQTGGSSRGVADTRQGLADIGMVSRAMKDEEKDLHAFPVARDGVSIILHKDNSVQTLTDEQVVAIYTGKITNWKDVGGRDAPITVVNKAEGRSTLEVFLHYFKLKNADVKAQVVIGDNEQGVKTVAGSRHAIGYVSIGTAEYDESQGVPIKLLPTGGVTASTETVRNGTFPISRPLHIVTRTPPAGLTKAFIAYAQSKTVHDIIAQQYFVPLVN, encoded by the coding sequence ATGTATAGATATCTGAATCTTTACCGCGAACAGATCGACAACTTGTTTCCCCTAGTCCTTCTACTTGCGCTGTGCGGAATACCAGGAATCGCAACAGCCCAGACGGCCGGAGCTGAACTGTCCGGCAAACTCGTGGTGACAGGTGCCAGCACCCTCGCCCCACTGATCAGCGAGATCGGCAAGCGCTTTGAGGGTCTCTATCCCAAAGTGCGCGTGGATGTGCAAACCGGTGGCTCGTCCCGCGGCGTCGCGGATACGCGCCAGGGGCTTGCCGACATCGGGATGGTCTCTCGCGCCATGAAAGATGAAGAGAAGGACCTGCATGCGTTTCCGGTTGCTCGCGATGGCGTGAGTATCATTCTCCACAAAGACAATTCGGTCCAGACTCTCACAGACGAACAAGTGGTCGCGATTTACACAGGAAAGATTACCAATTGGAAAGATGTCGGCGGGAGGGACGCTCCGATCACTGTCGTCAACAAGGCGGAAGGCCGATCGACGCTGGAAGTGTTTTTGCACTACTTCAAGCTGAAGAATGCGGACGTCAAGGCGCAGGTAGTGATCGGCGATAACGAGCAGGGAGTGAAAACCGTCGCGGGTAGTCGTCACGCCATCGGATACGTTTCCATCGGAACAGCCGAATATGACGAATCGCAAGGAGTGCCAATCAAGCTGCTCCCGACCGGAGGGGTGACCGCCTCCACAGAGACGGTGCGAAACGGAACTTTTCCGATTTCTCGTCCACTCCACATCGTCACTCGAACTCCACCGGCCGGATTAACCAAAGCTTTTATCGCCTATGCCCAGTCCAAAACCGTCCATGACATCATTGCACAACAATACTTTGTCCCATTGGTCAACTGA